Proteins from a genomic interval of Cucumis melo cultivar AY chromosome 7, USDA_Cmelo_AY_1.0, whole genome shotgun sequence:
- the LOC103494633 gene encoding OVARIAN TUMOR DOMAIN-containing deubiquitinating enzyme 1, with protein sequence MQNQENLDTDGKAESIISIQTSEYDSWGNLGDDDIMLQKSAIFVQEAEKVPFVGDKEPLSSLEAEYKSGSPILLEKIKVLSGQYAAIRRTRGDGNCFFRSFMFSYLEHILESQDKTEVDRIKTNVENCRKTLRSLGYTEFTFEDFFALFLEQLESALQGNESSISHDELVIRSRDQSISDYVVMFFRFVTSGEIQKRSEFFEPFIMGLTNGTVDQFCKTAVEPMGEESDHVHIIALSDALGVPIRVLYLDRSSCDSGGLSVNHHDFVPATTEVSSDSAASEIKIPFITLLYRPGHYDILYPK encoded by the exons ATGCAGAATCAGGAAAATCTTGATACAGATGGGAAAGCGGAGTCTATAATATCCATTCAAACATCAGAATACGATAGTTGGGGCAATTTGGGTGATGACGATATCATGCTGCAGAAATCTGCAATTTTTGTTCAGGAAGCTGAGAAAGTTCCATTTGTCGGTGACAAG GAACCACTTTCTTCTTTAGAAGCTGAATATAAATCGGGAAGTCCAATTTTGCTGGAAAAAATTAAG GTGCTCAGTGGCCAATATGCTGCCATTCGTCGAACACGTGGTGATGGGAATTGCTTTTTCCGAAGCTTCATGTTTTCTTATCTT GAACACATTTTAGAGTCGCAAGACAAAACTGAAGTTGATCGCATCAAAACAAATGTTGAAAATTGTAGGAAAACACTTCGAAGTCTGGGATATACAGAATTTACCTTTGAAGATTTTTTTGCG CTATTCCTTGAGCAGCTGGAAAGTGCTCTTCAAGGAAATGAATCCTCTATAAG TCATGATGAACTTGTTATTAGGAGTCGGGACCAGTCTATCTCTGATTATG TTGTTATGTTTTTCAGGTTTGTTACATCAGGTGAAATACAAAAGCGTTCAGAATTTTTTGAGCCTTTTATTATGGGATTGACAAATGGAACGGTTGATCAG TTCTGCAAGACAGCAGTTGAACCAATGGGTGAAGAGAGTGATCATGTACACATAATTGCCTTATCTGATGCTTTGGGTGTGCCGATTCGTGTTCTGTACCTTGACCGAAGCTCCTGTGATTCTGGTGGCCTCAGTGTAAACCACCATGATTTTGTTCCTGCTACTACTGAGGTCTCAAGTGATAGTGCTGCCTCTGAGATAAAGATCCCTTTCATTACTTTGCTCTATCGTCCCGGTCATTATGATATCCTTTATCCAAAGTGA
- the LOC103494635 gene encoding sterol 14-demethylase, with amino-acid sequence MEPDNNKFFNVGLLLLATLLLAKLISALLNSRSNKRAPPTVKGIPFIGGLLRFLKGPIVMLRKEYPKLGSVFTVNLLHKKITFLIGPEVSAHFFKASESDLSQQEVYQFNVPTFGPGVVFDVDYSIRQEQFRFFTEALRVTKLKGYVDQMVREAEDFFSKWGDSGEVDLKYELEHLIILTASRCLLGSEVRDKLFADVSALFHDLDNGMLPISVMFPYLPIPAHRRRDQARSKLADIFAKIIASRKCNGSSDNDMLQCFIDSKYKDGRSTTDSEVTGLLIAALFAGQHTSSITSTWTGAYLLCHKEYMSAVLEEQQRLMGKHGDKIDHDILSEMDNLYRCIKEALRLHPPLIMLMRSSHSDFSVTTREGKEYDIPKGHIIATSPAFANRLPHVYKDPDRYDPDRFAPGRDEDKAAGPFSYISFGGGRHGCLGEPFAYLQIKAIWSQLLRNFELELISPFPEIDWNAMVVGVKGKVMVRYKRRKLSVS; translated from the exons ATGGAACCTGATAACAACAAATTCTTCAATGTGGGTCTTCTTCTTCTCGCCACTTTACTCCTCGCAAAGCTTATTTCCGCTCTTCTCAATTCCAGATCTAACAAACGGGCTCCTCCCACTGTTAAAGGCATCCCCTTTATTGGGGGATTGCTCCGTTTCCTTAAAGGTCCGATTGTGATGCTGAGGAAGGAGTACCCCAAACTTGGGAGTGTTTTCACCGTTAACTTATTGCATAAAAAAATTACCTTCTTGATTGGCCCTGAGGTTTCTGCACATTTCTTCAAAGCATCCGAGTCTGATCTTAGCCAGCAGGAAGTTTACCAGTTTAATGTCCCAACTTTTGGCCCTGGCGTTGTGTTCGATGTGGATTACTCCATTCGTCAAGAACAGTTCAGGTTCTTCACTGAGGCTCTCAGAGTCACAAAACTGAAAGGATACGTAGATCAGATGGTTAGAGAAGCAGAG GATTTCTTCTCTAAGTGGGGTGACAGTGGGGAGGTGGATCTCAAGTATGAGTTGGAACATCTTATCATCTTAACAGCTAGTAGATGCCTTTTGGGAAGTGAGGTTCGTGATAAGCTTTTCGCGGATGTTTCAGCTTTGTTTCATGACCTTGACAATGGAATGCTCCCAATCAGTGTTATGTTTCCCTACCTTCCCATCCCGGCTCATCGTCGTCGTGATCAAGCACGCAGCAAGCTTGCGGATATCTTTGCAAAGATCATAGCTTCCAGAAAATGCAATGGGAGTTCAGATAATGATATGTTGCAATGTTTTATCGACTCAAAGTACAAAGATGGGCGGTCAACAACAGATTCCGAAGTCACTGGTTTGCTCATAGCTGCTCTTTTTGCAGGTCAACATACTAGTTCTATTACCTCAACTTGGACTGGCGCTTATCTCCTATGCCACAAAGAGTACATGTCTGCTGTCTTAGAGGAACAGCAAAGACTGATGGGTAAGCATGGCGACAAGATTGATCATGATATCTTGTCTGAAATGGACAATCTCTATAGGTGCATTAAAGAAGCTCTCAGACTTCACCCTCCACTGATTATGTTGATGCGAAGTTCGCATAGTGATTTTAGTGTTACAACCAGAGAAGGGAAAGAATATGATATTCCAAAGGGTCATATAATTGCCACATCTCCAGCTTTCGCTAACCGACTTCCTCATGTGTATAAGGATCCCGACAGGTATGATCCAGACAGGTTCGCCCCTGGGAGAGATGAAGACAAGGCGGCTGGACCATTCTCCTACATCTCGTTCGGAGGTGGTAGGCATGGGTGCCTCGGCGAACCCTTCGCTTATCTACAGATAAAAGCAATATGGAGTCAGTTGCTAAGAAATTTCGAACTGGAGCTAATATCTCCTTTTCCTGAAATTGATTGGAATGCTATGGTTGTGGGTGTCAAAGGGAAAGTTATGGTCAGGTACAAGAGAAGGAAGCTTTCAGTTAGTTAA
- the LOC103494636 gene encoding peptidyl-prolyl cis-trans isomerase FKBP19, chloroplastic — protein sequence MASISATGSLLKFPTFFSGKKTLNTSCSGPHFVHFPHDSHPSSSSGGDTTEGCLKVVFDRRAVVFSSFGLLAGALLKVADDGVAVASEFADMPALRGKDYGKTKMKYSDYTETESGLQYKDLRKGEGPSPKVGDTVVVDWDGYTIGYYGRIFEARNKTKGGSFEGDDKAFFKFRLGSQEVIQAFEEAVMGMTLGGVRRIIVPPELGYPDNDYTKKGPRPTTFSGQRALAFVLRNQGLIDKTLLFDIELLKIIPNSSV from the exons ATGGCATCCATCTCCGCTACTGGCTCTCTTCTCAAATTCCCCACTTTCTTCTCCGGGAAGAAGACTCTCAACACG agcTGCAGCGGACCCCATTTCGTTCACTTTCCCCACGATTCTCACCCTTCTTCATCTTCCG GTGGTGACACTACTGAGGGATGTCTCAAGGTTGTATTTGATCGAAGGGCTGTGGTTTTCTCATCCTTTGGCCTACTTGCTGGAGCCTTGTTGAAGGTTGCGGATGACGGAGTAGCTGTGGCATCTGAGTTTGCTGATA TGCCAGCTCTTAGGGGGAAGGATTACGGCAAGACTAAAATGAAATATTCGGACTATACTGAGACAGAATCAGGTCTTCAATATAAG GATCTAAGGAAGGGTGAAGGCCCCTCACCAAAAGTGGGAGATACCGTTGTG GTTGATTGGGATGGCTATACAATTGGGTATTATGGCCGCATATTTGAAGCCAGAAATAAGACAAAGGGTGGTTCTTTCGAG GGTGACGACAAGGCCTTCTTCAAATTTAGGTTAGGATCTCAAGAG GTGATTCAAGCATTTGAGGAAGCTGTTATGGGCATGACGTTGGGTGGTGTTAGAAG GATTATAGTTCCACCAGAATTGGGATATCCTGATAATGACTATACTAAAAAGGGTCCAAGACCAACGACATTCTCG GGCCAACGAGCATTGGCCTTTGTTTTGAGGAACCAAGGATTGATAGACAAGACTCTTTTGTTTGACATTGAACTTCTGAAAATCATTCCAAACTCATCAGTTTAA
- the LOC103494886 gene encoding protein MICRORCHIDIA 7-like, whose amino-acid sequence MASSLIDNRNSADAIDDVSGAQTLSTVINASANTADAGSGSCLVISDDSDDSFSHSVNVSNLKRKYVSESGNCSSSEEDDSVSILKSPKLSSIPLLVQPIRSVKASEYETPVSPSSVKVENLSSFEVVPYKMEDLEDESKDNLPNKSCRQFWKAGDYEGNCNCDPISSSVGMDHVRVHPKFLHSNATSHKWALGAFAELLDNSLDEVCNGATYVNIDMLINERDGSRMLLIEDNGGGMCPDKIRRCMSLGYSSKRNMPNTIGQYGNGFKTSTMRLGADVIVFSRCSGSDQRGPTQSIGMLSYTFLRDTGKEDIVVPMVDFEFKDDCWSKMMRSEDDWNKNLEIIAQWSPYSIEELFKQFNFVKDHGTRIIIYNLWEDDEDHLELDFDTDLHDIQIRGVNRDEKNIKMAQQYPNSRHYLTYRHSLRIYASILYLNLPPKFKIILRGKDVKHHNVADDLMFTKEIIYRPHQLPEKAIKKQSNMCVKVTIGFVKDARSHIDVQGFNVYHKNRLIKPFWRIWNPAGSDGRGVVGVLEANFVEPAHDKQGFERTIVLSRLESRLIQIQKDYWTKNCQVVGYAPRRRLVESNNNMDKMNGGANVGSGINLSSSTSSTTPPPTSSTVLPTTTTTTKPNVIFEKLVLPNVKVTAQPGMTPGSTMYTYTSHQSSPPSTGMANPVIRQPRPSVQSPTVNSNGMLFGNAGITSSLKRGKEELIDLLRPERLKDPYVSSLMTYFSNEIDKYRCLESTVATLKNQLHEATQKLEEKEKERMLQIDFSSAEIMKKDKEIATLTERLWDATASINELRGRISELENSNNVTL is encoded by the exons atGGCTTCTTCCCTAATCGACAATCGCAACTCCGCAGACGCGATCGACGACGTTAGTGGCGCCCAGACCCTTTCCACTGTCATTAATGCTTCCGCTAATACCGCTGATGCAGGTTCCGGTTCCTGTTTGGTCATTAGTGATGACAGTGACGATTCGTTTTCCCATTCTGTTAACGTCTCTAATCTAAAGAGGAAGTACGTATCGGAAAGCGGAAACTGTAGTTCCAGTGAGGAAGATGATTCTGTTTCGATTTTGAAGTCACCTAAACTCAGTAGTATACCGCTTCTTGTTCAGCCGATTAGGTCTGTGAAAGCTTCTGAGTACGAAACCCCTGTTTCGCCAAGTTCGGTGAAAGTGGAGAATCTGTCGTCGTTTGAGGTTGTTCCTTATAAGATGGAGGATTTGGAAGATGAAAGTAAGGATAATCTTCCGAATAAAAGTTGTAGACAGTTTTGGAAAGCAGGGGATTATGAAGGAAATTGCAACTGTGATCCTATTTCGAGTTCAG ttGGTATGGATCATGTTAGAGTTCATCCAAAATTTCTACATTCAAATGCAACAAGTCATAAGTGGGCTTTGGGAG CTTTTGCAGAGCTCTTGGATAACTCTTTAGATGAG gTCTGCAATGGGGCTACATATGTTAACATTGACATGTTGATAAACGAAAGGGATGGAAGTAGAATGTTGCTAATTGAAG ATAACGGCGGTGGGATGTGCCCTGATAAAATAAGGCGTTGTATGTCTCTTGGTTATTCTTCAAAACGAAATATGCCCAATACTATTGGTCAAT ATGGTAATGGGTTCAAAACAAGTACCATGAGGCTTGGAGCAGATGTTATTGTGTTTTCCCGTTGTAGTGGAAGTGATCAAAGAGG ccCAACACAAAGCATTGGCATGTTGTCATACACATTTTTGAGAGACACGGGAAAGGAAGATATTGTGGTTCCCATG GTTGACTTTGAGTTTAAAGATGATTGTTGGAGTAAGATGATGCGCTCCGAAGATGATTGGAACAAGAATCTAGAAATCATAGCTCAATGGTCTCCTTATTCGATTGAAGAACTATTTAAACAG ttcaattttGTGAAAGATCATGGGACACGCATTATTATATACAACCTTTGGGAAGACGATGAAGATCATCTGGAACTCGATTTTGATACTGATTTACAT GACATTCAAATTAGAGGAGTGAATCGAGATGAGAAGAACATAAAAATGGCACAACAATATCCTAACTCACGCCACTACTTAACCTACCGACATTCACTAAGG ATTTATGCATCAATTCTGTATCTCAATCTACCACcgaaatttaaaattattttaagagGAAAAGACGTAAAACATCATAATGTTGCGGATGATCTAATGTTTACAAAGGAGATAATCTATAGACCTCATCAACTTCCTGAGAAGGCAATTAAAAAACAATCAAAT ATGTGTGTAAAGGTGACAATTGGATTCGTGAAGGATGCACGATCTCATATCGACGTTCAAGGATTCAACGTTTACCACAAAAATCGGTTAATAAAG CCATTCTGGAGGATATGGAATCCGGCTGGTAGTGACGGTCGTGGAGTTGTAG GTGTGTTGGAAGCTAATTTTGTGGAACCCGCTCACGACAAGCAAGGTTTCGAGAGAACCATCGTACTTTCGAGGCTTGAGTCTCGATTGATTCAAATTCAAAAAGATTACTG GACCAAAAATTGTCAAGTGGTGGGTTACGCTCCAAGACGACGTTTAGTAGAATCTAATAATAATATGGATAAAATGAATGGTGGAGCAAATGTGGGTAGTGGTATAAATCTCTCAAGTAGTACTAGTAGCACTACTCCTCCTCCTACTTCTTCGACGGTCCTTCCTACAACTACAACTACAACCAAGCCTAATGTGATTTTTGAGAAACTAGTACTGCCAAATGTAAAAGTTACAGCTCAACCTGGAATGACTCCCGGATCAACCATGTACACTTACACATCTCATCAATCTTCTCCTCCGTCCACTGGTATGGCCAACCCCGTCATCCGACAACCACGACCTTCTGTACAG TCACCCACCGTCAACTCAAATGGAATGTTATTTGGTAATGCCGGTATAACATCAAGTTTGAAAAGGGGGAAAGAAGAGTTAATTGATCTGCTCAGGCCGGAAAG GTTAAAGGATCCATATGTCAGCAGTTTGATGACTTATTTCTCGAATGAAATAGACAAGTATAGATGTCTGGAAAGCACA GTTGCTACTCTTAAAAACCAATTGCATGAAGCAACCCAAAAGCtagaagagaaggagaaagaACGTATGCTTCAGATTGATTTTAGCTCAGCTGAAATTATGAAAAAAGACAAGGAGATCGCTACTTTGACTGAGAGATTATGG GATGCAACTGCCAGTATTAACGAGCTACGTGGGAGAATAAGCGAGCTCGAAAATAGTAACAACGTAACACTTTGA